The region CTAATGATGAGGAGACTGTGTTTCACTTGTTTGTGTCTCCTGTGGCCCAGAATATCTGGTTTGGCTCTCCCCTTTCCCTTCGTGTGCACGGTTTTATCTCGATGGAGGATTTTTTGGCGGATTTCTTCCAAGCAGCCGATGATGATGCGCTCGCACTTTGGCAGGATGGAGTGTACGCGCTATGGGAGATGCGCAACCGAGTTGTTTTCCGTGATGGTGAGATTCATGTGCCAGTAGCGGTGGTGATTCAGCGACGTTCCATGCTAGCTGCTATGCCGGTGACAGAGGTTACGATGGTACCTAGACCAGCTCCGTTGTTGCAGGCATCTTGGGCACGACCACCCCGTGGTATCTACAAGCTGAATTTTGATGCAGTTGTGGCTACCACGGGAATGGTGGGTTGTGGTTTGATTGTGAGGAATATGATGGGTGAGGTCCTTGCTTCTGCAGCACAATACCTTCTCCATGCAGCTTCACCTATCCTTGGGGAGGCTTTGGCTTCCCCTGGTCTATGCAACTGGCTCTTCAGATGGGGCTTCGTCGGGTGGTTTTTGAGACGGATTGTCTGCAGTTGTTCCAGCTCTGGAAGAAACCTCCAGATGGCCGTTCGTATTTATCTAGTATTGTTAGTGATTGTTTTATGTTATCTAGATCTTTTGATTATGTTGACTTGTCTTTTGTTCGCCGTGGGGGCAATTATGATGCTGATTACTTAGCTGGTACCGCTTCCAAGTATACTGATATAGTTAGGTTGGAAGAGGTCCCTAGTGAGGTGATAACTTTGGTTCATGCCAGCGTAATGGCTTCTATGCCTATTTCTGATTAATGAATTTGCagtttcctttaaaaaaaaaaatagggattaaactccttcaccatcattatTCTCCTGGATATGCAAGATACAACCACGGTTATTTAGTTCAAGGAATGCATCAATCACCCTATGGCTTCGAGAATTTTACGGCGACAATAACAGTTTGTAAGGCAAAGTGGGGAGAAGAGCTAAAGATAAGACTCCAGAATATGAACAATCTATTCATCATGCATCAATGTTCATTCTTCTCCCTTTACAGagcaaaaatataaataaaaatgagtggaaAGTGAGCTTGGTCcccaaaacaaaattataagCAGCTCAGCCCCACTTTTTAGTGTTATTCTGGCCAGATTGACCAGGACAATGACAAATGACAATGGTCATGTAAGACAAGCTCACTAatcctaaaaaaaaaatatccctGCCCCTCTTTAAAATGGAAGATTTTACAATTGAATGccaacaaaagaatgaaaaAATAACTTTACATCAGGGCCATGACCATGCAAGGAGGGATATGATAAACGAGATGTAGGAcagtaaaacaaacaaaagaaaaaattgaacgAAAAAGAATATAAATCGAAATGGATTTACAACCACCATGGCAAGAACCAACAACTGATTTCGTTGCCTGGCCTTGACGACTATGATATATGATGTATACTACTAAGCTTCCCTTGCCTACTCAGTTAAAAATTGAAAGGCAGGGTTCTCAAGAAGCTCCTCCGCTGGTTTCAAGTCTGAAAAATCCTTTTCTTGCATTGCTGTAGAGAGGTCCTCCACTGAGAAAGGGATGCTGTAAAAAGAAGCAAAATTCAGTTCGCAAACGCGTAACCGATTTGAAAATGCATCAAGATCAACCAATTTTATTATAAGTCTGACCAAGGAGGGATATGATAATCAATGGATCATACAAATTAAGCTGTTTTCTCTAGTTTTCACAAGTGTTAAACAACAAATAAGTTGCATGATGATTCATAAATATCAACTACAATGGCAGATAATATTCCCACTCCATTAGGTATTAAAGCTTAAAATGCATGTAATGATACTAAAGCTTCACTCAAGTCATTCCATAAACTAGAAACCTCACCTGGAACTGTCATCCAACAAGAAAGAATCACTCTGAGCATTATTGGAGTCCTCAGCCATAAGTACCCTCATACTTGAAAGGACCTGAATGAAGATTTGATCATGTTGATCAAGCATTCATCACAACTTCTGCTGTTATCGGAGAAAATAccgtgaaagaaaataaaaacttacATCTGGAGATACACTTCGAGTATTGTAGTTAGCATCCCAGTAAAGTGTACATATTCTGTACAGCTGCTGGACGCTCATGATCTATGTAGGAAAAAAGGACACACAAGAGAGAAGGTATTAGAGAAACATAGTATCTCTAGAAGACATAGTAGAGCATCAGTGCAAGAGTAAGAAATCATGCATTTGTGATCATCCAAATATCAATCTTCCCAATCTACTTCCAACCCATCCTCAGGACTAAATGAAGACAActtaattttgaatttctgtAATATCAGCAGCTTAATGCATTATCCATGTTTAAGCTGATAAACAAACTACGAAATCGCCTTAATTGCTACTTGTAGAAACATAGTAAATCATTATGATCCTTTACAAAACTAAAAAGCAACAGAATCTACGCATGATCATTTCAATAACTCATCAGCCCTAAATTCTGCTCTACAAAAATCCATTTTCTATGAAAGAAaggatttgttgttgttgtatcaAAGAAACGCCATTCATATATCCAGAAATTAATGAGATGCATGTCTCATACACACATAAAGCTCGAGATGGATAGATACTTACAGGGCATAAATCATTAATGATTTCATCATAGGAAATCCTGTACTTCTGATGAATAACCTGTTttaagaaatgacaaaaattaAAACGAGATGCAATTAAGATAAATTGGATTTTGATCTCatcataaaaatatttatcaagAAATAAAGAACAAATCTCCATATTCCTATTCAATTAAGTATTAAGACAATCGTCATCATAATTATTCTCAAGAAAAATCATCACAAAATAGAAACTATAACTAAGAATAGTTTACCAGGCAAACGTGGACAACTGTAAAAGATGCACATTGCCAACATACACATAAATCATGAAAATTTTGTTATCTAGAAAAATAAACTGCATACACTATTCTCTTCTACATTGGGAGGCTAGAACATTTCCAAACATAGAGGATGccattgtttttatattttgaaattaatagaCGCTAATATATATGCAGTTGCTTAGGAACTAATATGGCTAGAATAGCTGGCCTCAGGGTAAGGAATCTGAAGCAAATGTTTTAGCCCCCTCTTTTATatggttttaatttttatataaatgtTATATATTATATGCCGATATAACTCGCCTATAAAATTAGTAAAATCTTTTAGACTAAAAAGTATTGCTAATGTCTAGTATTTTCTTCTAAGAAAAAGAATTAACACTGATCAGTAATTACTCAATAGATATTAATTAAGATTTAAGATAAACATTTTGCTACCAATGAATAGGCCCTCGCCTCACAATGTCTCTTCTCCTAAAAATATTAGCCACTCATCTCCTAAACATcagattattttcaaaatacatCATTTTATAGGGATAGTAGGTTCATGGCAAAGAGCTACTTTGCCAATACCATCTCATTGTTACACATGTTTGTAGTGATTTCGGTACCTGTTTAAGTTTAAAATATGATCTAGCAGATCTCACAGCAATTTATTAAGCGTCATCTTCTTCCAAAACCAATAAAAGATGCATTTGActctaaataatttaaaatgacAACCCGTAAAACACCTTCACCAAATGAGTGTTTAGACAGGATTTATCCTATTACCAAACATTATCATGAGATTTTCAGATTGAATGGATTTATCCTATTCCCGAACCCGATCATGGAATTATCagattttaaataattatggTTAAGTGAAAACTGTGCCAACATTGaccatcaattttttttggaaaaaacaaGATAAACGGTGCCATATTATCAAACAAGACATATTTACCAAGAATCCAACGGCCTGTCTTATGTGCTTAAGCTCATCCCAAGATGACCCTGCATACTGCAAACCAAGGCACTTAGGTTAGACATTATTCTGAAGGTATCTAGGTTAGACATTATTCTGAAGGTAGATTACACAGGTCCAAAAGCCATACAAAGCAGCTATAGATCATCAGCATGTTTTATAACAAGCCATATGCACTAGTAACACAATAATTTCAAGGCAAGAATAAATTACCTCCTCCTTTGCTTGGGCACACCACAGCTCCAATTCTGCTAAACCAGCTTTCACATATTCCCCATTGCTAAATGTGCAACAGTCACGACGCAGAAGAAGACTAGCAATCATTCATAAGAAAATGGCTGTTAACTTCTGGACAAAACCCCATGATGCAAAAATAATTCTTTTATGTCAAAGGATATATGCAGAAACTGCTTACCTATTGAAGAGTTGAACATTAATATATGAGAACGTCTGAGTGAAGATCTTCTGGATAAGGACTGGAGCCACCTGAGACCCAAAACAATTTATTGTGCTTAAGCAATTTATAGAAATAGCGTAAAAAGGACTAACAGGGAGGTATTTCTTATTAATCATAACTTAACCAGTTATGATTTGTTTCTTACGAAGTTCTCTTTCAGAGTGCAGAGAAGGTTGTTGAGGGATTCAATAATACTCTGCCAGTGACCCATGGGAGAATCTTTACCAAAAGATCGACCAGATCGTAACACTCCTTTTGATGCTCTTGGTGCCTGTATAACAGCAATAAGATTGTCATGAGGAACAGAATGAAAATCCAACTTGACTAAAAAAGGAATGGAGCCTCACAATTCTTTTAGAAATTTCTAGAAAGTATCTGCTTTGGCAGATAGTAAGTTTACAGACAAGCTACAAGAACTATATGGGATGCAAGACATTGTATTCAACTTTATCCATCCCATAATGATAATGGTTGGTTTGAAACTCACTACAGGTAAACAATTGCCAACTGCATTTCAACATACCTGGATACATAATGAAATAAACGATGCTAACTCTTTCTTCAAATTGTCCCGAAGGATACCATATATTTTCTCCACATAGGCTGTAAGTTGCTGCTTGAAAAGCAAAGCAGGATATTTAGCCTCAACCTTGCGTACAACATCCAATGCTGGGGTAGGAAGGCTGGCAGAAGAAGGAGATGAGCGAAAACCCTGCAATATAGCCATCAAACAAATTCAGTGATATTTTTATGTGTAAGGGAGAATAGGTTACAAACCATGTAAGGGAGATTCATTACCATGGTCATTCTTCCAAAGAGCGAAGTTGGATTTGGTGGTTTTCTAACAGGAGTTGCATCATTTGGACCACCGGATTTCAAACTTTGTTGGAGTAAAAACAATAGTGCAGATGTATTTGACAGCCAATAGG is a window of Lotus japonicus ecotype B-129 chromosome 5, LjGifu_v1.2 DNA encoding:
- the LOC130719529 gene encoding uncharacterized protein LOC130719529, whose translation is MAEFGVSKVTHLIDHTSKTWKHALVDFIFHPVTISHILQIPLPLNGSVDTLMWPETVDGNYYSKFGYIFVRRKLLGACSSTSTQPSLPAPLWKKFWRTSAQPHCKEVVWRVVSSLLPVCVALRRMGMDVDPLCPLCANDEETVFHLFVSPVAQNIWFGSPLSLRVHGFISMEDFLADFFQAADDDALALWQDGVYALWEMRNRVVFRDGEIHVPVAVVIQRRSMLAAMPVTEVTMVPRPAPLLQASWARPPRGIYKLNFDAVVATTGMVGCGLIVRNMMGEVLASAAQYLLHAASPILGEALASPGLCNWLFRWGFVGSFDYVDLSFVRRGGNYDADYLAGTASKYTDIVRLEEVPSEVITLVHASVMASMPISD